In the genome of Aspergillus flavus chromosome 8, complete sequence, one region contains:
- a CDS encoding aldo/keto reductase family protein (protein GCY), with protein MSPPSHFKLNTGAQIPAVGLGTWRSEPGQVRQAVSYALKNGYTHIDAALIYGNEHEVGQGIKDSGVPREKIFITSKLWNTHQPNVAEGLQKTLNALGTDYLDLYLIHWPVRLVPNESSELLPVNPDGTRSVDRSWDQSETWRQMEEVYKSGKVKAIGVANWSIPYLEELKKKWTVVPAVNQVELHPFLPQHALKEWCDKHGILLEAYSPLGSEGAPLMSDPVIQEIAKKNGVSAATILISYHVNRGVVVLPKSVKESRISSNSQVIPLSQEDMNVLNGLAAQGKAKRINTPLFGWDLGFDDWYSQ; from the exons ATGTCTCCGCCATCTCATTTCAAGCTTAACACTGGTGCCCAGATCCCCGCCGTGGGACTTG GCACGTGGAGATCTGAACCTGGTCAGGTGCGGCAGGCAGTCTCTTACGCCCTCAAGAATGGATATACTCACATTGACGCAGCATT GATATATG GAAACGAGCACGAAGTCGGTCAAGGCATCAAGGACAGTGGTGTCCCTCGTGAAAAGATTTTCATCACCAGCAAGTTGTGGAACACCCATCAGCCCAACGTTGCGGAAGGTCTCCAGAAGACACTTAATGCCTTGGGCACGGACTACCTTGATCTCTAT CTCATTCACTGGCCAGTCCGACTTGTTCCT AATGAGTCGAGCGAGCTTCTACCAGTGAACCCCGATGGCACACGATCCGTCGACCGATCCTGGGACCAGAGTGAGACCTGGCgccagatggaggaggtaTACAAGTCCGGCAAAGTAAAGGCGATTGGCGTAGCCAACTGGTCCATTCCCTATCTAGAGGAACTGAAAAAGAAGTGGACCGTCGTCCCTGCTGTCAATCAGGTCGAGTTGCATCCCTTCCTTCCTCAGCACGCACTGAAAGAATGGTGCGACAAACATGGAATCCTCCTCGAGGCTTATTCGCCACTTGGCTCTGAGG GCGCTCCGCTCATGTCCGATCCTGTAATCCAGGAGATCGCTAAGAAGAATGGTGTTTCGGCCGCCACGATACTTATCAGCTACCACGTCAACAGGGGGGTGGTCGTACTACCGAAGTCTGTCAAGGAAAGCCGAATCTCGAGCAACAGTCAAGTCATCCCTCTCTCTCAAGAGGATATGAATGTGCTGAATGGCCTGGCTGCCCAAGGAAAGGCGAAGCGTATCAACACACCTCTGTTTGGATGGGATCTTGGATTCGATGACTGGTACAGTCAGTGA
- a CDS encoding putative O-methyltransferase produces MSAPSSPSLVDSAAHIGQATEQVNAFLVANGQPQPSFDRDAPPVFPEAPADIQAARQQILDACQTIYDALVGPAEYLRWLACRHHDTSSLQWLYHFNIAAPIPLDRAVPYSEVAATAKVDENRLKSVLRLAMTNRLFCEPHPDFVAHNAASALLVTSPALNDWVGYTAEETYPASVKLVEATERYGSSQLTNHAEYNLAFDTDEPMFVHLQRFPERERRLANIMVEMTSTEGYGVHHPVEGYPWEEVKGKVVDVSHASIAISRKSPAAQLVLQDAQGVVEQGRAALAPALTERITFQTNDFFTAQLVSADVRFILHDHPDAEAVKILQNFLPAMKKGSRIILNVGVLPEPLTLGRSEERIARIMDMEMITTFNARESPLEDWKKPCGDAHPALKLRRIFKPTGSIMSIMEFVLEEYLS; encoded by the exons ATGTCTGCCCCTTCCAGTCCTAGTCTGGTCGACTCGGCCGCTCACATCGGCCAAGCCACTGAGCAGGTGAATGCCTTCCTAGTGGCGAATGGCCAACCCCAGCCCTCGTTCGACCGTGATGCACCTCCTGTATTCCCTGAAGCGCCGGCAGACATTCAGGCCGCCCGGCAACAGATCCTAGATGCTTGCCAGACGATATACGATGCGCTGGTAGGGCCAGCTGAGTATCTCCGCTGGCTGGCGTGTAGA CACCACGACACGTCCAGCCTCCAGTGGCTCTATCATTTCAACATCGCGGCCCCCATCCCGTTGGACCGAGCCGTTCCGTACAGTGAGGTCGCCGCCACGGCCAAGGTAGACGAGAACAGGCTGAAGAGCGTCCTCCGGCTGGCCATGACAAATAGGCTCTTCTGCGAACCGCATCCGGACTTCGTGGCCCATAACGCTGCTTCAGCCCTCCTCGTCACCTCGCCCGCTCTCAACGACTGGGTTGGGTACACCGCCGAGGAAACCTATCCTGCCTCCGTCAAGTTAGTCGAAGCCACCGAGCGCTACGGCTCCAGCCAGCTCACTAACCACGCCGAGTATAACCTGGCCTTCGATACTGATGAGCCAATGTTTGTGCATCTCCAGCGCTTTCCGGAGCGGGAGCGCCGACTCGCAAATATCATGGTCGAGATGACCTCAACCGAGGGGTATGGCGTCCATCACCCGGTGGAAGGGTACCCGTGGGAGGAGGTCAAGGGGaaggtggtggatgtga GCCATGCGAGCATCGCCATCAGTCGCAAGTCCCCAGCCGCCCAGCTCGTGCTCCAGGACGCCCAAGGTGTAGTCGAACAGGGCCGCGCCGCCCTGGCCCCTGCACTGACTGAGCGCATCACCTTCCAGACAAACGACTTCTTCACCGCGCAGCTTGTCAGCGCGGACGTGCGCTTTATTCTGCATGATCATCCCGATGCTGAGGCAGTCAAGATCCTGCAGAATTTTCTACCCGCTATGAAGAAGGGCAGTCGTATCATTCTCAATGTGGGAGTGCTGCCGGAGCCTTTAACGCTGGGAAGAAGCGAGGAGCGAATTGCACG AATCATGGACATGGAGATGATCACTACTTTCAATGCACGAGAAAGTCCGCTCGAGGACTGGAAGAAGCCTTGCGGGGATGCACATCCTGCACTGAAATTGCGGCGCATTTTCAAGCCCACTGGGAGTATCATGTCTATCATGGAGTTTGTTCTGGAAGAATATTTGAGTTAG
- a CDS encoding kinase-like domain-containing protein, which translates to MAAKELVNDMKLNAEIHPDGTTHYTFEPDYSQDKADRWLPKKEIWKKEKLLGEGTYGKVWLERCSSREGPARLRAVKMIIKPTNSAHRAYCDQELEAIAKFSQQKYTGLFVKSSGWFENEESIFIAMEHIELGDLDIHLKGPLPEIEARQISYQILQGLQHLHDNGYTIIGKVRPLKAPVDEKSLNVFIMSTSPHWWVKIGDFGFSKRHTEGVALQSMVGTLLFLAPEVLKLYPPGLGRKRIRSDYTHTADIWSLGVMTFYMLCHDYPFPDYHSLWSYVQSSDLPSATKLKSVSESARELTNSLLVVDATVRLSAKEALQSRWLKQDSFDPVSGMASLAISEESMPRKSASPLARNINATVSDASKGWDEVEKSSVIVDEEPIRIALETEIKQACSHSRTPMEHDPLAEQRSTLSATLLELQAMRENGVSLIDLEMFSEAETICRQAWEGYKQALGEKHINTLASQFNLGTAVLAC; encoded by the exons ATGGCGGCGAAAGAGCTGGTAAATGATATGAAATTAAACGCCGAGATTCATCCAGACGGAACCACCCATTATACTTTCGAACCTGACTACAGTCAAGATAAAGCTGACCGATGGCtcccaaagaaagagatatggaagaaagagaaactcCTGGGCGAAGGGACATACGGAAAAGTCTGGCTGGAAAGATGCTCGTCACGTGAAGGCCCTGCGAGGCTGCGAGCTGTGAAAATGATTATCAAACCAACCAACTCTGCTCACAGGGCATACTGTGATCAAGAGTTGGAGGCTATCGCAAAGTTCTCTCAGCAGAAG TATACAGGACTCTTTGTGAAATCATCTGGCTGGTTCGAGAATGAAGAATCCATTTTCATTGCGATGGAGCATATCGAATTGGGGGATCTTGACATCCACCTGAAGGGTCCCTTACCAGAAATAGAAGCACGGCAAATTTCCTATCAGATTCTGCAGGGTCTGCAGCACCTTCATGATAATGG GTATACCATTATTGGCAAGGTCAGACCCTTAAAAGCACCGGTTGATGAAAAGTCTTTGAATGTGTTTATTATGTCCACAAGCCCTCACTGGTGGGTCAAGATTGGAGACTTCGGTTTCAGCAAACGGCACACGGAAGGCGTTGCTTTGCAATCAATGGTCGGTACTTTGCTATTTTTAGCGCCTGAAGTGCTGAAGCTGTACCCTCCTGGACTCGGGCGGAAGAGGATTCGATCTGATTATACGCATACAGCCGACATTTGGTCACTTGGTGTGATGACGTTCTACATGCTCTGCCACGACTATCCATTTCCGGATTATCACAGTTTGTGGTCATATGTCCAGTCTTCCGACCTCCCGTCCGCAACCAAATTGAAGTCGGTTAGCGAGAGCGCTCGAGAGCTTACAAACTCTCTTTTAGTTGTAGATGCAACAGTCCGATTATCTGCTAAAGAAGCTCTTCAGAGCAGATGGTTGAAACAAGACTCCTTCGACCCGGTCTCGGGGATGGCAAGCTTGGCTATTTCGGAAGAGAGCATGCCTCGAAAAAGCGCTTCACCACTAGCGAGAAATATAAACGCAACAGTATCAGATGCTTCAAAAGGGTGGGATGAGGTAGAGAAATCCTCTGTTATAGTCGATGAAGAACCTATCCGGATCGCACTGGAGACAGAGATCAAACAGGCATGCTCGCATTCAAGAACACCAATGGAACATGATCCACTGGCTGAACAACGTTCAACCTTAAGTGCTACCCTCCTTGAATTGCAGGCAATGCGTGAAAATGGAGTGTCCTTGATAGATCTGGAAATGTTCTCTGAAGCCGAAACTATATGTCGACAGGCCTGGGAGGGATACAAGCAAGCTCTTGGTGAAAAGCATATAAATACACTTGCATCTCAATTCAACCTAGGGACTGCCGTCCTTGCATGTTGA